From a single Aquarana catesbeiana isolate 2022-GZ linkage group LG09, ASM4218655v1, whole genome shotgun sequence genomic region:
- the LOC141108120 gene encoding insulin receptor substrate 2-A-like, with amino-acid sequence MAGVLSGEEDRAGRTTMKPSPPSPPQEESGCGRLPQVQEESVVTCEEDVQKRGYLRKQKHGHKRYFVLRAHSHLGPARLEYYDNEKKFRSGLQRPGPPKRVIFLSQCFTVSRRADAKNKHLLALYTKDEYFAMVADSEQEQDSWYQALSQLINENKKSCLAEDDELEEESYGGFRAGNVFKEVWQVNVKPRGLGQSKNLSGVYRLCLSNKAVHLVKLNSDVACVHLLLMNIRRCGHSENYFFIEVGRSSSTGAGELWMQVDDCVVAQNMHETFLETMKALKAYSEFRPRSKSQSSGTNPISFITTRRYLGNLPPSQTGLQRRSRTESIAGTPPTSKSNSYRFRTSSEGEGTMTRPFRSVTGSLIHLNTARINLNKQEGTGRYVRAPFNSGYHSRSASLPVSHFPSATSPINVCSSSGPGSVSDSLTRPSSSSVCGSPSDGGFISSDEYGSSPGDLRYFRVRSNTPDSLGNTPPIQEENTLSDYMSMNTKSHPVGQDDYMEAEKSFRKRTYSLTKPTHVTLQQKSHAAVSFDENSEEKQFAYSESPKLKDSNHPEDYSNGLIDSICNQSGSKAEDDGYMPMMPSVSYNDYLPMAPKSVSVPKEIISRCPSQVDSKGYMMMFPAASSPVRNTLTGNACKGSQEKVTNGEYMDMSYGSTSKQTIDSNLNNSRGFSSYFSLPRSFKSSSKHCNDHNEYVPMSSPGTLLQMGEENVSEVCKNGVANGMSKNDLKSSSDILNHQVRATRPTKLTLAMRGSNTIPRMFDHSTSAEPTSPGEYINIDFSDKASSTPYSLSAEGSPSSLGSSSDHRQSPLSDYMSVDIDVQSPKATAEFSNSLTDISAYARPGISRVQPSAEYAKLPCGTACVTTTNNRNDDYTTMTFSMAMTPSRPFPDETENGTKLESPSSIVNRLCIGDMSSFKSGFPPVLNPNTEPAAGPKVIRVDPQGRRRHSSETFSSASTVTTTSSCFTESGKRHSSASFDNVWLKPDENSCDQEKKMSRNCSTGFQHGLNYIALSMHDSVCEPASPVCSQHQNGSRNLETGAYVSIDFSRPDCLKCSAFRKD; translated from the coding sequence atgGCGGGTGTCCTGAGCGGTGAGGAGGACAGAGCCGGCAGGACAACCATGAAGCCCAGTCCTCCGTCCCCCCCTCAGGAGGAGAGCGGCTGTGGGCGTCTGCCTCAGGTACAGGAGGAGAGTGTTGTCACCTGTGAGGAGGACGTGCAGAAGCGGGGCTACCTGAGGAAGCAGAAGCATGGCCACAAGCGTTATTTCGTACTGAGGGCTCACAGTCACCTGGGTCCGGCCCGGCTGGAGTACTATGACAACGAGAAGAAATTCCGGAGTGGTCTGCAGCGACCCGGACCCCCCAAGAGGGTTATCTTCCTGTCCCAGTGCTTCACCGTCAGCCGGCGGGCCGACGCCAAGAACAAGCACCTACTGGCCCTGTACACCAAGGATGAGTACTTCGCCATGGTGGCCGACAGCGAGCAGGAGCAGGACTCCTGGTACCAGGCCCTCAGCCAGCTCATCAACGAGAACAAGAAGTCCTGCCTGGCCGAGGACGACGAGCTGGAGGAGGAGAGCTACGGTGGCTTCCGGGCCGGCAACGTTTTCAAGGAGGTCTGGCAGGTCAATGTCAAACCGCGAGGCCTGGGCCAGAGCAAGAACCTGTCCGGGGTCTACCGCCTCTGCCTGTCCAACAAGGCGGTGCACTTGGTCAAGCTCAACTCGGACGTGGCCTGCGTCCACCTGCTGCTCATGAACATCCGCCGCTGCGGCCACTCGGAGAACTATTTCTTCATCGAGGTGGGCCGCTCCTCGTCCACCGGGGCCGGCGAGCTGTGGATGCAGGTGGACGACTGTGTGGTGGCCCAGAACATGCACGAGACTTTCCTGGAAACCATGAAAGCCCTGAAGGCATACTCCGAGTTCAGGCCGAGGAGCAAGAGCCAGTCCTCTGGCACCAACCCCATCTCCTTCATCACCACCAGACGGTACTTGGGCAACCTGCCACCCAGCCAGACCGGCCTGCAGAGAAGGTCAAGGACTGAAAGCATCGCTGGTACTCCTCCAACGTCCAAGAGCAACTCTTACCGCTTTAGGACCTCCAGCGAGGGCGAAGGTACCATGACCAGGCCGTTCAGGTCAGTGACTGGCAGCCTGATCCACTTAAATACAGCACGGATAAATCTGAATAAGCAAGAAGGTACTGGGAGATATGTTAGGGCACCTTTTAATTCTGGCTACCACTCCAGATCTGCCTCCCTACCAGTTTCCCATTTTCCGTCAGCTACAAGCCCAATAAACGTGTGTTCGAGTAGTGGCCCTGGGTCTGTATCTGATTCCTTGACAAGACCCTCCAGTTCTTCTGTGTGTGGCTCCCCTAGTGATGGTGGCTTTATTTCATCCGATGAGTATGGCTCAAGTCCTGGAGACCTCAGGTACTTTCGCGTGAGGAGTAATACTCCAGATTCGTTAGGTAACACACCACCCATACAAGAAGAAAACACCCTCAGCGATTACATGTCAATGAACACGAAAAGCCACCCAGTTGGTCAGGATGATTACATGGAAGCCGAAAAAAGTTTTAGAAAAAGAACATATTCCCTGACTAAGCCTACCCATGTCACCTTACAACAAAAGTCCCATGCTGCTGTTTCTTTTGATGAAAACTCTGAAGAGAAACAGTTTGCCTACTCTGAATCACCAAAGTTAAAAGACAGCAATCACCCCGAGGATTATAGTAATGGCCTCATTGATTCTATTTGTAACCAAAGTGGGAGTAAAGCCGAGGATGATGGCTACATGCCAATGATGCCTTCAGTTTCATACAATGACTATTTGCCAATGGCACCCAAAAGTGTTTCTGTACCAAAAGAAATCATTTCCAGGTGCCCATCTCAGGTGGATTCAAAAGGGTATATGATGATGTTTCCAGCTGCCAGTTCACCTGTCAGAAATACATTAACAGGAAATGCCTGTAAAGGCAGCCAAGAGAAAGTCACCAATGGTGAGTACATGGACATGTCCTATGGAAGCACCTCAAAACAGACTATTGACTCTAATTTAAATAACTCCAGAGGGTTCAGTTCTTATTTTTCTTTACCCAGAAGCTTTAAAAGTTCTTCAAAACATTGCAATGATCATAATGAGTATGTTCCTATGTCTTCTCCGGGAACATTACTGCAAATGGGTGAGGAAAATGTAAGTGAGGTGTGTAAGAATGGGGTTGCAAACGGGATGTCAAAGAATGATTTGAAATCTTCCAGTGACATATTAAATCATCAAGTTAGGGCAACAAGGCCAACTAAACTTACTCTTGCTATGAGAGGGAGCAATACAATAccaagaatgtttgaccattctacttcAGCTGAGCCAACCAGCCCTGGTGAATATATAAATATTGACTTCAGTGATAAAGCAAGTAGTACTCCCTATTCTCTGTCTGCAGAAGGCTCACCATCTTCTTTGGGCTCAAGTTCTGATCACAGACAGTCCCCCTTGTCTGATTACATGAGTGTAGACATTGATGTACAATCTCCGAAAGCCACAGCTGAATTTTCTAACTCTCTAACAGACATTTCTGCCTATGCACGTCCTGGTATTTCCAGAGTTCAGCCCAGTGCAGAATATGCCAAGCTCCCATGCGGTACAGCTTGTGTCACTACTACAAATAATAGGAATGATGATTACACCACAATGACATTTAGTATGGCAATGACTCCCTCAAGACCTTTTCCTGATGAAACTGAAAATGGTACTAAGTTAGAAAGCCCATCATCTATTGTAAATCGGCTGTGTATTGGGGATATGTCATCCTTTAAAAGTGGCTTCCCCCCTGTCCTCAACCCTAATACAGAACCTGCAGCTGGTCCTAAAGTTATCCGCGTTGATCCACAGGGAAGACGGAGGCACAGCTCTGAAACTTTCTCCTCTGCCAGCACAGTGACGACAACTTCTTCTTGCTTTACTGAAAGTGGCAAAAGGCATAGTTCTGCCTCTTTTGACAACGTTTGGCTGAAGCCCGATGAAAACAGTTGTGATCAAGAGAAAAAAATGTCTAGAAACTGCTCTACAGGTTTTCAGCATGGTCTGAACTACATAGCTCTGAGTATGCATGATAGTGTATGCGAGCCCGCCTCCCCAGTTTGCAGTCAGCACCAGAATGGAAGCAGAAATTTGGAAACAGGAGCTTATGTCAGCATTGACTTCTCCAGGCCTGACTGCCTGAAGTGTTCTGCCTTCAGAAAAG